The following proteins are encoded in a genomic region of Nicotiana sylvestris chromosome 4, ASM39365v2, whole genome shotgun sequence:
- the LOC138890389 gene encoding uncharacterized protein, with amino-acid sequence MPDILKYAGTTDPRDHVTAFTTGVKGNDLTKQTIESVLVKRCGETRTKGALTWYSLLPENSIDSFAELADSFIKAHSGAQKVEKRMEDILKIRQGDTELLKEFVDRFQHERMMLPRVLDNWAAMAFASNLNKKSSKGTRRLKESLREFLATTWNDVYNRYITNLRIEEDTIIQSRNMKE; translated from the coding sequence ATGCCCGATATCCTGAAGTATGCtggaacaactgatccacggGATCACGTAACTGCATTTACAACTGGTGTAAAGGGCAATGACTTGACCAAGCAAACAATTGAATCAGTGTTGGTCAAAAGGTGTGGAGAAACACGCACGAAGGGAGCGCTAActtggtattctcttttacctgaaaattctattgattcttttgctgagcttgcagattcatttataaaagcacactcgggagctcaaaaagttgaaaaaagaatggaggacattttaaaaataagacaagGAGATACCGAGCTGCTCAAGGAATTCGTAGATAGGTTTCAACATGAAAGGATGATGTTGCCACGTGTACTTGATAACTGGGCGGCTATGGCTTTCGCTAGTAATCTGAATAAAAAAAGCTCGAAAGGCACAAGGAGACTGAAAGAAAGTTTACGAGAATTTCTtgcaacaacttggaatgatgtttacaatagATACATCACAAATCtgcggatagaagaagatactatcATTCAGTCTCGAAATATGAAAGAGTAA